The following DNA comes from Candidatus Desulfatibia profunda.
CAATCGCTGATCAACTGGGCCTGGCAAAAGGGCCTTCCCTATCTGATCGTCGGCGACGGCACAAACCTGCTGGTAAAAGACGGCGGCATCGGCGGCATCGTTATCGTGCTGACAGAGTGTCTTAAAGAAATCACAAAAACCGGCGAGGGAAACAAAGCGGTTATCGTTACCGCCATGGCAGGCGCCCGGTTGCAGGCCCTTTGCCGCTTCGCCATCGAAAACGGCCTGGCAGGCATGAATTTTGCTTTGGGAATCCCCGGCACCGTGGGCGGCGGTATTATGATGAATGCCGGCACGGCTTACGGCTGGATCGAAAATGTCCTGCGCTCCATTCGGCTGCTTTTGCCGGATGGCCAGCTCCGGGAACTCACAAGAAACCGGCTAAATTTTTCATACCGGAAGCTCTCATGGAGCCTGGAGCCAAGCCAGATGTATCCGGCACAGCCGATCGTTGTCGAGGGGTCCTTTGGCTTGCATCCTTCAGACCCGGACAAACTTAAAGCAGAGGCCGAAGAGATTTTGAAAACACGCAGACAAAAACAGCCCGTCGGCGTTCCCAGTGCCGGTTGTTTCTTTAAAAACCCCGCATCCGGCAAAACAGCGGGCGAACTGATTGAACTGGCCGGGCTGAAAGGAAAATCAATCGGCGCTGCCGAAGTGTCATCAAAACATGCCAATTTCCTGATTAACACCGGCCAGGCATCTGCCGCCGACTTTCTGGCGCTAATGGAACTTGTTCAGGAAACCGTATCAAAGATGTTCAACATCGACTTGGAAAGAGAGGTTAAAATTGTTGGGACGTAAGCCGATTCGCAGGAACTATTACAATAACAGCGACGCAAAATTGCAAGCTAAAATTATGCGGGGCTTTAAAACCGGATTGACCCTTTCGGCCGCAATCACTGCGCTGATTCTGATAAGCTTCATCTTTATGTTTGGTTACGACTTTCTGACGCAATGTAATTATTTCAAGGCCGAAGAACTTACCGTCAGCGGTGCAAACATTCTTTCCAAAACCCAGGTTTTGAAGCAAGCCCGGATTGATAAAGGAATGAACATTCTATCCTTGAATCTAGCAACGGCGCGGAAAAGACTGCTGACCCATCCATGGATCGCCGAGGCTGAAGTCAGCAGAGAACTTCCCTCGACAATGCACATCAGAATAACGGAGCACAAACCCATGGCCGTCATTGATCTCGGCCGCAGATTTTTAATCAATACCAGCGGAGAAATATTCAAGGAAGTGTCCGCATCGGATCCTGGCAACCTGCCGGTCATCAGCGGCCTTGAATTTTCAGACATCCATGTCAAGGGCCAAGACCCCAGCATGCCGTTTGATGCCGTCATAAACGTTTTGCAGCTCGCCCAAACTCCCGAAAGTGTTCTGCCCATCAGCTTTATCAAGAGAATTCAGGTGGACAGAGATATCGGCCTGACCATTTACGCCCCGGATTTCGAATCCGGCCTGATCAAAGCCATTAAAATCGGATATCACGACTACCCCAGCAAGTATGCCGGGCTTAAGGACGTGTTGGTTTACCTGAAAAAAAGGCCCGAGTTTTCACAACTCGAATCCATCGACCTTAACAATTTAAACCGTATTGTCGTTCAGCCTGCTAGAATCGAATCAGCGACCATCCCGAAAAATGAACGGGACGGCTTCAATTTTTCCGCTATGACGGAAAAAGGCAAACGCACTTAGGCTTTTAAAGATTGCGTTTGCATCCGATCCGCTCCATGAGCGGAAAGGTTTGAAAGCAAACAATCACCTGACAGTGGCCGAAAGGAGATTAAATATGCAGAGAAGGGAAAATCTTATCGTCGGTCTTGATATCGGAACAACCAAAATTTGTGCCGTGGTCGGCGAAGTATCTGAAAGAGACTTAAATATTATTGGTATCGGCACACATCCCTCCATCGGTCTACGCAAAGGTGTGGTGGTCAATATTGAATCGACGGTGGAATCGATTCAAAAGGCCATAGCAGAGGCGGAACTTATGGCCGGCTGTGAAATTTCATCCGTGTACGCCGGTATCGCCGGCGGTCATATCACCGGTTTCAACAGTCGTGGAATCATCGCGATTAAAGGGCCTGAAGTTACAAAACATGATGTGGAGCGCGTTATCGATGCCGCGCGAGCCGTGGCGATCCCCATGGACCGCGAAGTCATTCACGTCCTCCCCCAGGAATTTATCGTCGACGACCAGGACGGCATTCAAAATCCGGTGGGCATGTCCGGTGTGCGACTGGAGGCTAAGATTCATATTGTAACCGGCGCGGTAACATCCGCCCATAACATTGTCAAATGCGCCAATCGGTCGGGGCTCGATGTCTGCGATATCGTCCTTGAATCCCTGGCTTCGGCTGAAGCCGTGCTGACCGAGGAGGAAAAGGATCTGGGCACGGCGCTGCTGGACCTCGGCGGCGGAACAACCGATCTGGCGATTTTTTCCGGAAAAAATATCAAACACACGTTTGTGCTCTCCCTGGGGGGTAACAACCTTACCAATGATATCGCCATTGGCCTGCGCGCACCGCATACCGAAGCCGAAAAGATCAAGACAAAATACGGGTCCTGTCTATCCAGGAATATCGGCGGTGAAGAAACCATTGAAGTCCCCGGTATGGGCGGACGCAATTCCAGGAAGCTTCCCAGACAGATACTCGGCGAAATCTTGGAACCCCGCATGGAAGAAATCTTCACACTGATAAAAAGGGAAATATACCGGGCGGGATTGGAAAACCTGATTGCTTCGGGTGTGGTGTTAACCGGAGGGTCATCCCTTCTGGACGGCAGTGTCGAAGTTGCGGAATCAATTTTCAATCTGCCGACCCGTTTGGGCAAACCCCAGGGAATCACCGGCCTGGTAGACGTCGTCAACAATCCCATGTATGCAACCGCCGTCGGACTTGTTTTGTACGGCGCCCGAACAATGCCCGAAAAAAAATTCAGGATCCGCGATAACAACATTTTTAACCGCATCATAACCCGGATGAAAAAATGGTTCAAGGACGTCATTTAATTAAAGAAACCGGGTCCCTGGAGCCCGGCTTAGGGTTAACCATGGAGAGAGTTATCATTACAGCGCATTAAGTGTCTAAAGTGATCTAAAATGCCTAAAGTGCCTAAAGTTAAGGAAAGCGCTTTCAGCGCAAATCAGTTCGTATTTAAATTAATAGTGCCAGCGGCACATACATTAACTTTAGCTCACTTTAGTTCACTTCAAACTTTAGGCACTTTTAAGAGTGTTTTGTCGAGAACCGTTGAACTCTGATCTGGCCCAAAGGACCAGATTTTAATGATTAACTAACTGACAGGAGGTGGGGGAAATGACGTTTACATTTGTTGAAAATGACAACGCTGCCAAAATCAAGGTTATCGGCGTTGGCGGTGCAGGCGGCAACGCCATCAACAACATGATCGACTCGAATCTCAAGGGTGTGAAATTTATCGCAGCCAATACAGACGCCCAGGCCCTTGAGATCTCCAAGGCGTCTGTCAAGCTGCAAATAGGTGAAAAACTCACTCTGGGTCTCGGGGCCGGGGCCAAGCCTGAAATCGGGCGTGAGGCGGCGCTGGAAAGTACCGATGCCATCCGCAGTCTGCTTGAGGGCAGCCATATGGTGTTTATCACAGCGGGATTCGGCGGCGGCACCGGCACCGGAGCAGCACCGGTTATCGCCGAAATCTGCAAAGAAATCGGCACCCTGACCGTTGCAGTCGTAACAAAACCCTTTTCATTTGAAGGCCGCAAAAGGACCAGACAGGCCGAGGATGGGATTAACGCCTTAAAGGCAGTTGCCGACACGGTCATCACCATACCCAATGACCGTCTGAGAGGGCTTGCTTCCAAAAATGCCAAACTGATTGAAATGTTTAAGAAAGCCGATGAAATTCTGCTCCATTCGGTCAAGGGGATCACCGATCTGATCATCATGCCCGGACTGGTCAACCTCGATTTTGCCGATGTAAAAACAACCATGTCCAAGGCCGGCATGGCGATTATGGGCATCGGCATCGGCAGAGGTGAAAATCGGGCTGTACAGGCCGCCGAGCATGCCATATCCCACCCGCTTTTGGAGGACATTTCCATTGCCGGTGCCAAAGGTGTGTTAATAAACATCACCTGCAACAGCGATCTGACCATGGAAGAGATGACCGAAGCTTCCGACCGTATTTATAATGAAGTCGGGGATGATGCCGATATTATCTGGGGGGCCGTCATCGATGACAGTATGGGCGATGAAATGAGCGTCACCGTCATTGCCACCGGCATCGGTACCCCAAAGGAATCCGGCATGCGGGAGACGTTCAACGATAAAACCTTTGGCGGCAAGGTCCGGGACATTACGCCGGATGACCTGCAACATGCCGTCGACTATGATCAGCCCACCTTTATCCGCCGCAAACACGCGGTGGGTGAATCCGGTGGTGCCACCTACAGAGGAGTTTACAAGGGGCTCATCATCGACAATAATGACCTGGATGTGCCGACGTTCTT
Coding sequences within:
- the murB gene encoding UDP-N-acetylmuramate dehydrogenase — protein: MALDSESKKWLTGRFGAGVKFDEPMSRHTSLRVGGPAEAYVAPPNMDGLQSLINWAWQKGLPYLIVGDGTNLLVKDGGIGGIVIVLTECLKEITKTGEGNKAVIVTAMAGARLQALCRFAIENGLAGMNFALGIPGTVGGGIMMNAGTAYGWIENVLRSIRLLLPDGQLRELTRNRLNFSYRKLSWSLEPSQMYPAQPIVVEGSFGLHPSDPDKLKAEAEEILKTRRQKQPVGVPSAGCFFKNPASGKTAGELIELAGLKGKSIGAAEVSSKHANFLINTGQASAADFLALMELVQETVSKMFNIDLEREVKIVGT
- a CDS encoding FtsQ-type POTRA domain-containing protein, whose product is MGRKPIRRNYYNNSDAKLQAKIMRGFKTGLTLSAAITALILISFIFMFGYDFLTQCNYFKAEELTVSGANILSKTQVLKQARIDKGMNILSLNLATARKRLLTHPWIAEAEVSRELPSTMHIRITEHKPMAVIDLGRRFLINTSGEIFKEVSASDPGNLPVISGLEFSDIHVKGQDPSMPFDAVINVLQLAQTPESVLPISFIKRIQVDRDIGLTIYAPDFESGLIKAIKIGYHDYPSKYAGLKDVLVYLKKRPEFSQLESIDLNNLNRIVVQPARIESATIPKNERDGFNFSAMTEKGKRT
- the ftsA gene encoding cell division protein FtsA, producing the protein MQRRENLIVGLDIGTTKICAVVGEVSERDLNIIGIGTHPSIGLRKGVVVNIESTVESIQKAIAEAELMAGCEISSVYAGIAGGHITGFNSRGIIAIKGPEVTKHDVERVIDAARAVAIPMDREVIHVLPQEFIVDDQDGIQNPVGMSGVRLEAKIHIVTGAVTSAHNIVKCANRSGLDVCDIVLESLASAEAVLTEEEKDLGTALLDLGGGTTDLAIFSGKNIKHTFVLSLGGNNLTNDIAIGLRAPHTEAEKIKTKYGSCLSRNIGGEETIEVPGMGGRNSRKLPRQILGEILEPRMEEIFTLIKREIYRAGLENLIASGVVLTGGSSLLDGSVEVAESIFNLPTRLGKPQGITGLVDVVNNPMYATAVGLVLYGARTMPEKKFRIRDNNIFNRIITRMKKWFKDVI
- the ftsZ gene encoding cell division protein FtsZ — translated: MTFTFVENDNAAKIKVIGVGGAGGNAINNMIDSNLKGVKFIAANTDAQALEISKASVKLQIGEKLTLGLGAGAKPEIGREAALESTDAIRSLLEGSHMVFITAGFGGGTGTGAAPVIAEICKEIGTLTVAVVTKPFSFEGRKRTRQAEDGINALKAVADTVITIPNDRLRGLASKNAKLIEMFKKADEILLHSVKGITDLIIMPGLVNLDFADVKTTMSKAGMAIMGIGIGRGENRAVQAAEHAISHPLLEDISIAGAKGVLINITCNSDLTMEEMTEASDRIYNEVGDDADIIWGAVIDDSMGDEMSVTVIATGIGTPKESGMRETFNDKTFGGKVRDITPDDLQHAVDYDQPTFIRRKHAVGESGGATYRGVYKGLIIDNNDLDVPTFLRKKAD